AAAAGTAAAAATGTTATTATAAAAGACCGTATTTCTAAACAAAAATCTTTTTTTCTCACTTAATCACCGCCTTATATCCAAGACCGTGCACCGTTATAATCTCAAAATCACCACAAGCGGATAGTTTATTACGAAGTTTTGTTATATATACATCTACCGTTCTTGTTCCCGAGGTGGTTTCTGCATCCCAGAACTCGTCCATCAGCTGTGTTCTTGTAAAGGTCTTTTTCGGGTAAGATAGTAATTTATATAAAAGTCTGAACTCTCTTGTAGTCAACGAGATTTCCTCATCATTTAAATAAGCGGTATGCTCGTCCATATCCATCGTAAAACTACCTACCATCAGTGTACGACTTGAAGCGATTTTTGCTCTACGGAGTAAAGCGCCAATACGTAGAAAAAGCTCGTCTAAATCAATAGGTTTTACCATATAATCGTCAATACCTACACGGTAGCCACGTTGCTTTGAAGCAAAATCATCCCTTGCGGTCATAAATAGTATAGGAATATCCTCACTGAGGCTACGCACCGTTTTTGCAAACTTAAAGCCGTCAATTTCCGGCATCATAATGTCAGAAATGATAAGGTCAAATATATTTTCATACATTGCATCATAAGCAGTGTTGGCATCAAGGCAGCCTATGGCTTCATATCCGCTACTGTTTAAAAAAGCACAGACAGAATTATTCAATTCCCTATCATCTTCGACAACTAAAATTTTGAACATATCATCTGCTCCTTACAATTATTTTTTTGTATTATAACACGAAAATGTTAAAGTTTTGTTTACGTTTGGAATTAAGCAAAGCCTGATTGTACAATAATACTGTACAGGTCAGGCTTTGCTAATTATTTTTATTCTTTTTAATAATAGTAACAACAACTGCATCACTAATAGCGATAATTCATGTGTTATCAAACATTCTCAGTAGTTTTAAAATCTTAGTTTTTCTTCGTTAATTCTTTTTTTGGCATCTTCAATACTTTCTCCGTCTTTGGTTAAATATTGGTCAATAAACCTATCTTCAATTTTCTGATAGGATTTAACAACGGTATCCTCAATCTTTTTATATCTACCTACAACACCATTTGCAATTTTTTCGTTAGCTTTAACTAATTTTGATTTAGCCATTTTTATAATCTCCTTTACAATTTATTTTAAGCCGATACACATCGGAATTAAACATAGCAGCAAGAAAATACCTAATACACCGACAACAATTCCTGAAAGCATCATTTCCCAAACCATAACCAAACACATACCTGATCCAAGAACTAGAGAACCAAACACACCGAAGGTGATTTTACCGATGAGTTTCCAGTTTGGCTTTTCGGCTTTCTTACCATCGATTTTTCTACGAACGAGCAGTAATGCAAGAAGAGATGCTGCACTGATTGCTGTTACAATAATGCCGAGGGTAAATGCATTCCATTCAGAGAGTAGGCACATGCACATACCAATTCCGAACAGAATTCCGCCAATAACACCAAGCACCAGAGTAATAAAGTTTTTCTTAGTCATTTTAAATACCTCCAAAAATGTTTTTGTTTTACTTCGGTAATTGTATTCTACTTCTATTATGTTTGTGAAATTTTTAAGAAATGTTTGTGAAATGTTAATCTGGAAAATATTCTTTACAGATAAAAAAAGGTTGCTATTAAATAAATATTATGTTATTATAAATAAATAGCAAAGTTGCTAATAAAAAAGTTTCATTTA
Above is a genomic segment from Clostridium bornimense containing:
- a CDS encoding response regulator transcription factor, translating into MFKILVVEDDRELNNSVCAFLNSSGYEAIGCLDANTAYDAMYENIFDLIISDIMMPEIDGFKFAKTVRSLSEDIPILFMTARDDFASKQRGYRVGIDDYMVKPIDLDELFLRIGALLRRAKIASSRTLMVGSFTMDMDEHTAYLNDEEISLTTREFRLLYKLLSYPKKTFTRTQLMDEFWDAETTSGTRTVDVYITKLRNKLSACGDFEIITVHGLGYKAVIK